The DNA segment CGGTCGAACGATTCGGGATAAAAGCTTTCCCCGGTGCCGAGGGATATCTTGTGGTCGATGCGGCCGCGCACGTGGTCGAGCCGCGGCGTCGGGATCATCCGGCATGGGCACGGTTCCTCGACCAGCAGGCGACCAATGTCGCCGCTGCGGTAGCGCAGCAGCGGGGTCGCCTGCCGGCCCAGGGAAGTGAACACCAGCTCGCCCTCATGCCCTGGGGGCAGCACGTGCCCGCTCTGCGGGTCGATCACCTCGACGATGATATGGAGATCGAGGTGCATGCCGCTCTGGGCCGGGCATTCGCCGGCGATGGCGGCGCCGAATTCCATCATGCCGTAGCCGTCGTAGACCTTGGCGCTCCATGCCTGCTCGAGCCAGCGCCGCATATCCGGCGAACTGGCCTCGCCGAAAACGTAGATGCTTTCCACGCCCAGGCCGGGGAGGTCGACGCGGCCGGCCGTCTCCGCGGTCACGCGGCTGAGAAAGCTGGGCGTGCTGAAAAGAATTTTGCTGCCGAAGGTGCGGATGGCCTCGACTTGGTCGTCGGGGCTGGCCACCGTGCCCATGGGGATGTTCCAGATGCCATGGCTCTTCAGCCCTTCATGGAGCAGGTCGCCGGCCAGCCATTCGCGGGTGCCCGCGCACATCATGGTCTGGGTGACGCGGCCCGGCTCGAGGCCGACGAGGATGTATCCCAGCCGCAGCTTGTTGACGAGGCGTTCCCAGTCGGAGCGGGTAT comes from the Candidatus Aminicenantes bacterium genome and includes:
- a CDS encoding AMP-binding protein; translation: MSHTLLRQAIRQMATSRGMRLLKRYQDRLLRQTVAYASRNSPFYHERFIKAGLSPTQVKRREDLPRLGFFTGAADLLVDPFAFLAVPRSRVLHVMGTSGSTGKPKLTFYTRSDWERLVNKLRLGYILVGLEPGRVTQTMMCAGTREWLAGDLLHEGLKSHGIWNIPMGTVASPDDQVEAIRTFGSKILFSTPSFLSRVTAETAGRVDLPGLGVESIYVFGEASSPDMRRWLEQAWSAKVYDGYGMMEFGAAIAGECPAQSGMHLDLHIIVEVIDPQSGHVLPPGHEGELVFTSLGRQATPLLRYRSGDIGRLLVEEPCPCRMIPTPRLDHVRGRIDHKISLGTGESFYPESFDRVLAAVPGILEYQVVIDKEGYRDSIAVMVATHSPSAELAQQIVECFYKENPTLHYDTFGSKTVAELRVDFVKPGAWARDYRAKAQRLVD